One segment of Streptomyces sp. NBC_01463 DNA contains the following:
- a CDS encoding NAD(P)-dependent oxidoreductase, translating to MRVLVTGAAGHIGGHVLDDLLAHGHQVVATDLTPVDDPRLDGVHTGDLRDPELVRKAMDGVAAVVHLGAIPHPNGPDPSALYATNCLTAHRVLDEAGRTGVGRVVAASSAAAVGLAWSPVPQSPRYVPLDEEHPTLVQDPYGLSKLALEEAARAAHRRWGTGIVCMRFPFTGTGDRLAKQLAAVREDPGGHRMDLWGWLDTRDAATAVRLALERELTGCHIVNVAAPDTSSPLPTAELMERFHPGVPAFAELSGRTSLFDTRACFELLGFHPPHRPQ from the coding sequence ATGCGCGTCCTCGTCACCGGGGCCGCCGGACACATCGGCGGCCATGTCCTCGACGACCTGCTGGCACACGGGCACCAGGTCGTCGCAACGGATCTGACGCCGGTGGACGATCCGCGCCTGGACGGGGTGCACACCGGCGACCTCCGCGACCCGGAGCTGGTCCGCAAGGCCATGGACGGCGTGGCGGCCGTCGTCCACCTCGGGGCGATCCCCCACCCCAACGGTCCCGACCCCAGCGCCCTCTACGCCACCAACTGCCTCACCGCGCACCGGGTGCTGGACGAGGCGGGCCGCACCGGGGTCGGCCGGGTCGTCGCCGCGTCCAGCGCGGCGGCGGTCGGCCTCGCCTGGTCGCCCGTCCCCCAGTCCCCCCGGTACGTGCCGCTCGACGAGGAGCATCCGACCCTCGTCCAGGACCCGTACGGGCTGTCCAAGCTGGCCCTCGAGGAGGCCGCACGCGCGGCCCACCGCCGCTGGGGCACCGGCATCGTCTGCATGCGGTTCCCGTTCACCGGCACCGGCGACCGGCTGGCCAAGCAGCTGGCCGCGGTGCGCGAGGACCCCGGCGGCCACCGGATGGACCTCTGGGGCTGGCTGGACACCCGGGACGCGGCGACCGCCGTGCGCCTGGCCCTGGAGCGGGAGCTGACCGGCTGCCACATCGTCAACGTCGCCGCCCCCGACACCTCCTCCCCGCTGCCCACCGCCGAGCTCATGGAGCGCTTCCACCCGGGAGTGCCGGCCTTCGCCGAACTCTCCGGCCGTACCTCCCTGTTCGACACCCGGGCCTGCTTCGAGCTGCTCGGATTCCACCCGCCCCACCGACCCCAGTAG
- a CDS encoding carbohydrate ABC transporter permease — MTTISLGGGTAGTPRRKAAGRTAARLVVGALLLIYGLVSVYPFLWMVSAAFKDQVEVVRGGHLIPENPTFQTLVDTWNTLHFFDFFVNSLLVTLYTVVLTLVVYAAAGYAFAVLRFPGRGLLQKLFVSLLFVPGVTVMLPIVLLENKLGILGSHWGLVLPFVNGGAPLSILLMTGAFMAVPAELRDSARVDGASELRIFTGIYVPLARPALITVALLTAIPTWNEYLLTRVSLNDPSTYTLPLGLQTLSAENVPHYNNLMAGSLIVVIPVIVLFLSLQRYFVNGLVGAVKG, encoded by the coding sequence ATGACAACGATTTCCCTCGGCGGCGGCACGGCCGGAACACCCCGCAGGAAGGCGGCGGGCAGGACCGCCGCGCGTCTGGTCGTCGGCGCGCTGCTGCTGATCTACGGGCTGGTCAGCGTCTACCCGTTCCTGTGGATGGTGTCGGCGGCCTTCAAGGACCAGGTCGAGGTCGTGCGCGGCGGTCATCTGATCCCGGAGAACCCCACGTTCCAGACGCTCGTCGACACCTGGAACACGCTGCACTTCTTCGACTTCTTCGTGAACAGCCTGCTGGTGACGCTGTACACGGTGGTGCTGACCCTGGTCGTGTACGCGGCGGCCGGCTACGCCTTCGCCGTGCTCCGCTTCCCGGGCCGGGGGCTGCTCCAGAAGCTCTTCGTCTCCCTGCTGTTCGTGCCGGGGGTGACCGTGATGCTGCCGATCGTGCTGCTGGAGAACAAGCTCGGCATCCTGGGCAGTCACTGGGGTCTGGTCCTGCCGTTCGTCAACGGCGGCGCGCCGCTGTCCATCCTGCTGATGACCGGCGCGTTCATGGCGGTCCCTGCCGAGCTGCGGGACTCGGCCCGGGTCGACGGTGCGAGCGAACTGCGCATCTTCACCGGCATCTACGTGCCGCTCGCCCGGCCCGCGCTGATCACCGTTGCGCTGCTGACGGCCATCCCGACCTGGAACGAGTACCTCCTCACCCGGGTCTCGCTGAACGACCCCTCGACGTACACCCTCCCGCTCGGCCTGCAGACGCTGTCCGCGGAGAACGTCCCGCACTACAACAACCTGATGGCGGGATCGCTGATCGTGGTCATCCCGGTGATCGTGCTCTTCCTCAGCCTCCAGCGCTACTTCGTCAACGGCCTGGTCGGGGCGGTGAAGGGCTGA